The following proteins are encoded in a genomic region of Enoplosus armatus isolate fEnoArm2 chromosome 11, fEnoArm2.hap1, whole genome shotgun sequence:
- the me3 gene encoding NADP-dependent malic enzyme, mitochondrial: MNSLPGRAALSLCRRTAAGGMRVFAGSPGLPAGGTPASLQAVCLSGTSRKGSVSTKKRGYDIMRNPHLNKGMAFTLEERLQLGIHGLLPPCFLSQDVQVLRVMKSYETRINPLDKYILLMTLQDRNEKLFYRLLTSDIEEFMPIVYTPTVGLACQQYGLAFRRPRGLFITIHDRGHIATMLNSWPEEDIKAIVVTDGERILGLGDLGSYGMGIPVGKLALYTACGGVQPQQCLPVLLDVGTDNQALLDDPLYIGVKHKRIRGKEYDELIDEFMQAVTDKYGMNCLIQFEDFANSNAFRILNKYRNRYCTFNDDIQGTASVAVAGILASLKITKNKLLDHTFVFQGAGEAALGIAHLLIMAMAKEGVTKEEAAKRIWMVDSKGLIVKGRGHLNHEKEEFAHDHPHLKTLEEVVHTIKPTAIIGVAAIAGAFTEKIIKDMATFNERPIIFALSNPTSKAECTAEQCYNLTEGRGIFASGSPFDKVTLADGRTFYPGQGNNAYVFPGVALGVIACGVRHISDDVFLTTAEAIADMVTEEHLAEGRLYPPLNSIREVSFKIAVKIVNYAYKNNIASLYPEPKDKEAFVLSHIYSPDYDSFSLDTYSWPEEAMKVQDV, encoded by the exons ATGAACTCCCTCCCAGGAAGAGCCGCGCTGTCTCTGTGCAGGCGCACGGCTGCGGGTGGGATGAGGGTCTTCGCCGGCTCCCCGGGTCTCCCTGCTGGTGGGACGCCGGCCTCTCTCCAGGCTGTATGCCTCTCCGGGACGAGCCGCAAGGGCAGCGTCAGCACCAAGAAGCGGGGCTACGACATCATGAGAAACCCACACCTCAACAAG GGAATGGCATTCACCCTGGAGGAGCGCTTACAACTGGGCATCCACGGCCTGCTGCCCCCCTGCTTCCTCTCCCAGGATGTGCAAGTGCTGCGTGTCATGAAGAGCTATGAAACACGCATCAATCCTCTGGACAA GTACATCCTGCTGATGACGCTGCAGGACAGGAACGAGAAGTTGTTCTACCGTTTGCTGACCTCTGACATCGAGGAGTTCATGCCCATCGTGTACACTCCCACTGTCGGTCTGGCCTGTCAACAGTACGGACTCGCCTTCAGGAGACCGCG AGGACTCTTCATCACCATCCATGATAGAGGCCACATCGCCACCATGCTCAACTCCTGGCCTGAAGAAGACATAaag GCCATCGTGGTGACGGATGGGGAGCGTATCCTCGGCCTGGGTGACCTGGGAAGTTATGGGATGGGCATTCCTGTTGGGAAGCTGGCTCTCTACACAGCCTGTGGTGGTGTTCAGCCACAGCAGTGTCTCCCTGTGCTGCTGGACGTTGGCACAGAcaaccag GCACTGCTCGACGACCCCCTGTACATCGGAGTGAAGCACAAGAGAATCAGAGGGAAGGAGTACGACGAGCTGATCGACGAGTTCATGCAGGCAGTGACGGACAA GTACGGGATGAACTGTCTGATACAGTTTGAGGATTTCGCCAACAGCAACGCCTTCCGCATCCTCAACAAATACAGGAACCGGTACTGTACCTTCAACGACGACATCCAAG gcACGGCCTCAGTAGCTGTTGCCGGGATCTTAGCTTCTCTGAAGATCACCAAGAACAAACTCTTAGAccacacttttgttttccaggGGGCAGGCGAG gcTGCTCTGGGGATTGCTCACCTGCTTATAATGGCCATGGCCAAAGAGGGAGTAACTAAAGAAGAAGCTGCCAAGAGAATCTGGATGGTAGACTCTAAAGGTCTCATTGTGAAG GGAAGAGGCCATCTTAACCACGAGAAGGAGGAGTTTGCTCACGATCACCCACACCTGAAGAccctggaggaggtggtgcaCACCATCAAACCCACGGCAATCATAG GAGTGGCTGCTATTGCAGGAGCATTTACTGAGAAGATTATCAAAGACATGGCGACCTTCAATGAGAGGCCAATCATCTTTGCCCTGAGTAATCCTACCAGCAAGGCGGAGTGCACAGCAGAGCAGTGCTACAATCTCACGGAG GGCCGGGGCATCTTTGCTAGTGGAAGTCCATTTGACAAGGTGACGCTGGCTGACGGACGCACCTTCTACCCCGGCCAGGGAAACAACGCCTACGTCTTCCCTGGAGTTGCTCTGGGTGTTATTGCCTGTGGAGTGCGCCACATATCTGATGATGTCTTCCTCACCACAGCAGAG GCGATAGCTGACATGGTAACAGAGGAGCACCTGGCTGAGGGAAGACTCTACCCTCCCCTCAACAGCATACGAGAGGTGTCCTTCAAGATCGCAGTGAAG ATCGTCAACTACgcatacaaaaacaacatcgCTTCGCTGTATCCTGAGCCTAAAGACAAGGAGGCGTTTGTGCTGTCTCACATCTACAGTCCTGACTACGACTCCTTCTCTCTGGACACTTACAGCTGGCCAGAGGAGGCCATGAAGGTCCAGGACGTGTAA
- the nxpe3 gene encoding NXPE family member 3, with protein MCRKYALIFLFLALSGLIFLLHNIHSVEVRRENWNCHTISALYQLQSRIQSSFIPVNLPTFHHNHTFCAHLGQKPSSQDELEEHYLLDSIAWPGPPPRSKPAALRQTSDPVHSLFAILPTKGEREWHVGDQLEVLVQMHDFQGRPKRYGGDFLLARLHSPEFGAGVAGTVLDHRNGFYSALFPLLWEGSAHVEITLVHSSEAVAVLRRLREERPDRVFFKSLFRLGFLSETTVCNMCLPPNPQPLCNYTDLYTGEPWYCYKPKILSCDTRVNHAKGGYLKHLITNKEALLFQSGVNIKVRIHTSGPDRINVLPPRKDKVEVESSSIKPEPIKLAPSGYYYEDSWRPLGGVTMRQFNESSAITQCLKNKVINMYGDSTVRQWFDYLIALVPELKEFNLHSPKNVGPFMAVDSTHNILLKYRCHGPPIRFSTVMSSELRYISNELDGLSGGPNTVVALSIWAHFSTFPVEIYIRRLRHIRRALGRLLDRAPGTTVVIRSANLQALDQEVSLYNSDWYSLQLDKVLKAMFKGLNVLVVDAWQMSLAHHLPHALHPPPVIVKNMIDTLLSYVCPEKKKKQRK; from the exons ATGTGCCGAAAATAtgccctcatcttcctcttcctagCCCTATCTGGCCTTATCTTTCTGCTGCACAACATCCACTCTGtagaggtgaggagag agaACTGGAACTGCCACACTATTTCAGCCCTCTACCAGCTCCAGAGCAGGATCCAATCGTCCTTCATCCCGGTCAATCTCCCCACTTTTCATCACAACCACACCTTCTGTGCCCACCTGGGCCAGAAACCCTCCTCTCAAGATGAACTGGAAGAGCATTACCTGTTGGACTCTATCGCCTGGCCTGGGCCTCCACCTCGCTCTAAACCTGCCGCCCTGCGCCAGACGAGTGACCCCGTGCACAGCCTGTTCGCCATCCTTCCAACGAAGGGAGAAAGGGAGTGGCATGTGGGCGACCAGCTGGAAGTCCTTGTCCAAATGCATGACTTCCAGGGTCGTCCTAAGCGCTACGGCGGGGATTTCCTTTTGGCCAGACTGCACTCCCCGGAGTTTGGAGCAGGTGTAGCAGGTACGGTGCTGGACCACAGGAATGGATTTTATTCTGCTCTGTTCCCGCTCCTCTGGGAGGGGTCTGCACATGTTGAGATCACGCTGGTGCACTCCAGCGAGGCCGTTGCTGTGCTGCGACGACTGAGAGAGGAACGGCCTGATCGAGTCTTCTTCAAGAGCCTGTTCCGCTTGGGCTTCCTGTCTGAAACGACTGTGTGCAACATGTGCCTGCCCCCTAACCCACAGCCTCTGTGCAACTACACAGACCTTTACACAGGGGAGCCCTGGTACTGCTACAAGCCTAAAATACTCAGCTGTGACACCAGAGTCAACCACGCCAAAGGAGGCTATCTGAAACACCTCATCACCAACAAAGAAGCATTGCTCTTCCAGAG TGGTGTAAACATCAAAGTGCGCATTCACACTTCAGGACCCGACAGAATCAATGTGCTGCCTCCCAGGAAAG ATAAAGTAGAGGTAGAAAGCAGCAGTATAAAACCAGAACCTATTAAACTAGCACCATCTGGATATTACTACGAGGACTCATGGAGGCCATTGGGGGGCGTTACAATGCGCCAGTTCAATGAATCATCTGCCATCACTCAGTGTTTGAAGAATAAGGTGATCAACATGTACGGAGACTCTACCGTCAGACAGTGGTTTGATTACCTCATTGCTTTAGTACCAG AATTAAAGGAGTTCAACCTGCACAGTCCTAAAAACGTCGGGCCTTTCATGGCGGTGGACAGCACCCATAATATTCTCTTGAAGTACCGCTGCCATGGCCCACCCATCCGCTTCTCCACTGTCATGTCCAGTGAGTTGCGGTACATTTCAAACGAGCTGGACGGCCTCTCTGGGGGTCCCAACACTGTTGTGGCTCTCAGCATTTGGGCTCACTTCAGCACCTTTCCCGTGGAGATATACATACGGCGGCTCCGTCACATCAGGCGGGCGCTGGGGCGACTTCTGGACCGAGCGCCGGGGACAACTGTTGTGATCCGCTCAGCCAACCTCCAAGCCCTGGACCAAGAGGTGAGCCTGTACAACAGCGACTGGTACTCCCTGCAGCTCGATAAGGTGCTCAAGGCCATGTTCAAGGGACTGAACGTTCTGGTGGTGGACGCCTGGCAAATGAGTTTAGCACACCACCTTCCTCACGCCCTCCATCCACCTCCTGTCATCGTCAAGAACATGATAGACACGCTTTTGTCTTACGTTTGcccagagaagaaaaagaagcaacGGAAATAG
- the cep97 gene encoding centrosomal protein of 97 kDa, producing MGVSDLQFDTNAGPVVDLSARGMQKLDPSFTCSEDTHTLILDRNHIMKLDHLERSPGLQQLSVASNRLVRMMGVSRLTELRVLNLPNNSIGYIEGLRDLPHLEWLNLSGNNIKVIEQLNNCVSLQHLDLSDNNISTVGDLTKLVALKTLLLHGNSITTLRTVPAHLPAHVSILSLAENEIRDLNEMSYLAPLHDLEQLSIMSNPCVMATPSLPGFDYRPYIMSWCLSLKVLDGYVVSQKEGLKAEWLYSQGKGRSYRPGQHVQLVQYLATVCPLTSSPALETAEDAKLEKILSKQRFHQRQLLEETRGGCPSPPRPTQLDVERHSPSHAVPQGGARELKKISAPAPAAAPSVWETEPVVQFNTWMSCDSSHPSLPVVRSPRLEEERIYLEDVQTDEDKLNGSMLSSESTFLPLTSDLEPQTTHSDSEDETETFEPDSLAPKRPAQPKKHNTNKTRHSPLMDKQERGLEEEVISGAATTAGSLGVRVSIPQNDLEMKSSDFGKAEMKEAPKLEEVGMCASKSSLMEADRAAVKIQSWWRGQHTRCCHPMAREVRSEIRLRRMQEHILFLSERFNRVQQQYEEERLQRLVQEEAVQFLWKQLQSMQQWKQSVEQQLACISQPVTPAQISAPGLCEAAPLVASSTTNPPSTDVSFPDSGFQSTSDHQAAQEDSFLSSGTADSLKTVRALSPVRSGFAGGSDGVDSADCSLLEQYLSSVQQREEEAEEVISDRTETPQPSSPVSPSKTAQSNSPPLKAADNQPEVQRTEETTPGSV from the exons ATGGGTGTGTCAGATTTACAATTTGATACAAATGCTG GACCTGTGGTGGATCTGTCAGCCCGAGGTATGCAAAAGCTGGATCCTAGTTTCACCTGCTCTGAGGACACTCACACTCTCATCCTGGACCGTAACCACATAATGAAACTGGACCATCTGGAAAGAAGCCCAGGCCTTCAGCAG CTCTCTGTAGCCAGTAACCGTCTTGTGAGAATGATGGGCGTGTCTCGGCTAACAGAGTTGAGAGTCCTCAATCTTCCCAATAACAGTATTGGATACATCGAGGGGCTAAGGGACCTGCCCCACCTTGAATGGCTAAACCTGTCTGGGAACAATATTAag GTCATTGAGCAACTCAACAACTGTGTTTCCCTTCAACACCTGGATCTGTCTGACAATAACATATCTACCGTTGGTGATCTGACTAAGCTGGTGGCATTAAAG ACACTTTTACTCCATGGAAACAGCATTACAACACTCCGTACTGTTCCCGCTCACCTACCTGCCCATGTATCCATTCTCTCCCTGGCAGAAAATGAGATAAGAGATCTTAATGAA ATGTCATACCTTGCACCTCTCCATGACCTGGAGCAGCTGTCTATTATGAGCAACCCTTGTGTTATGGCGACCCCCTCATTGCCAGGTTTTGATTATCGGCCATATATCATGAGTTGGTGCCTGAGCCTAAAGGTCCTTGATGGCTATGTAGTGTCACAGAAAGAAGG TCTCAAAGCAGAGTGGCTCTACAGTCAGGGAAAAGGACGTTCATATCGACCAGGTCAGCATGTTCAGCTGGTTCAATACCTGGCCACTGTTTGCCCTCTGACGTCATCACCAGCCCTGGAGACGGCAGAAGATGCCAAACTGGAGAAGATCCTCAGTAAGCAGAG GTTTCACCAAAGGCAGCTGTTAGAGGAGACCCGAGGAGGCTGTCCCAGCCCTCCTCGTCCAACTCAACTAGATGTGGAGAGGCACAGTCCTTCACATGCAGTGCCACAGGGGGGAGCCAGAGAGCTGAAGAAAATCAGTGCACCTgcaccagctgctgctccatcaGTCTGGGAGACGG AGCCAGTCGTGCAGTTTAACACCTGGATGAGCTGTGATTCTTCCCACCCATCATTGCCGGTAGTTCGCAGCCCAAGGCTCGAAGAGGAGCGCATCTATTTGGAGGATGTGCAGACAGATGAGGACAAACTCAATGGCAGCATGCTTTCCTCAGAGTCCACCTTTCTCCCCCTCACATCTGATCTGGAGCCACAAACGACCCACTCTGACAGCGAGGACGAGACAGAGACATTTGAACCAGATTCTTTGGCTCCAAAGCGACCAGCACAGCCaaaaaagcacaacacaaacaagacacGTCATTCTCCCCTAATGGATAAGCAAGAGAGGGGTCTTGAGGAGGAGGTTATTTCTGGCGCAGCCACAACAGCTGGATCACTGGGGGTCAGAGTTAGCATACCACAAAACGATCTGGAAATGAAATCTTCTGACTTTGGTAAAGCAGAGATGAAAGAAGCCCCCAAGCTGGAAGAAGTTGGTATGTGTGCTAGTAAATCAAGTTTGATGGAAGCAGACAGGGCTGCGGTTAAAATACAGTCATGGTGGAGGGGACAGCACACTCGGTGTTGTCACCCCATGGCCAGAGAGGTGCGCAGTGAAATCCGCCTGCGCAGGATGCAAGAACAcatcctcttcctgtctgaaaGATTCAACAG GGTGCAGCAGCAGTATGAAGAAGAGAGGTTACAAAGGCTGGTTCAGGAGGAAGCTGTACAGTTTCTGTGGAAACAG CTCCAGTCGATGCAGCAGTGGAAGCAGtctgtggagcagcagctggcctGCATTAGTCAGCCTGTCACCCCGGCTCAGATCTCAGCTCCTGGACTGTGTGAGGCCGCCCCTCTGGTTGCATCCAGCACGACGAACCCACCCAGCACCGATGTCTCCTTCCCAGACTCTGGCTTCCAGTCAACAAGTGATCATCAGGCAGCGCAGGAGGACAGCTTCCTGAGCAGTGGGACAGCCGACTCTCTGAAGACGGTGCGAGCGCTGAGCCCGGTTCGTAGCGGCTTTGCTGGTGGTAGCGATGGTGTGGACAGCGCAGACTGCAGCCTTCTGGAGCAGTACCTCTCCTCTGTACAGcagcgagaggaggaggctgaggaggtgATCAGTGATAGAACAGAAACACCACAGCCCTCCTCACCAGTATCACCCAGCAAAACAGCACAGTCCAACTCCCCCCCACTAAAAGCAGCAGACAACCAACCAGAAGTGCAAAGAACGGAGGAAACCACTCCTGGCTCTGTCTGA
- the rpl24 gene encoding large ribosomal subunit protein eL24 has product MKVELCSFSGYKIYPGHGRRYARIDGKVFQFLNAKCESAFLAKRNPRQINWTVLYRRKHKKGQSEEVAKKRTRRAVKFQRAITGASLAEIMAKRNQKPEVRKAQREQAIRAAKEAKKAKQAAKKPAAPSAKASTKTAQKPKIAKPMKISAPRVGGKR; this is encoded by the exons ATGAA GGTCGAGTTGTGCAGTTTCAGCGGGTATAAAATATACCCCGGCCATGGCCGCCGATACGCCAGGATAGACGGGAAG GTGTTCCAGTTTTTGAACGCCAAATGTGAGTCTGCCTTCCTCGCCAAGAGGAACCCCAGACAGATCAACTGGACAGTGCTGTACAGACGCAAGCACAAGAAGGGCCAGTCT GAAGAGGTGGCAAAGAAGCGTACCCGACGTGCAGTGAAATTCCAGAGGGCCATCACTGGGGCCTCCCTGGCCGAGATCATGGCCAAGAGGAACCAGAAGCCCGAGGTCCGCAAGGCCCAGAGGGAGCAGGCTATCAG AGCTGCCAAGGAGGCCAAGAAGGCAAAGCAGGCAGCCAAGAAGCCAGCTGCTCCCAGTGCAAAG GCTTCTACCAAGACTGCCCAGAAACCCAAGATCGCCAAGCCCATGAAGATCAGCGCACCCCGCGTCGGTGGAAAGCGCTAA